DNA sequence from the Parasphingorhabdus cellanae genome:
ATCATCCTTGACCATTGGGTGCCGGGATCCGAAGCAACCGAATTGATCGCCGAGCTGAAATCCCGCCGTCCAGCCCTGCCGATATTGATGCTCACCGCCGTTGGTTCGATTACCGAAGCGGTTGATGCGGTTCGCGCTGGGGCAACCGATTATCTCATCAAGCCAGTTGCACCGGAACAAATGCTACAGGCGCTGACCGCAGCGGTGGAAAGCTCCAAGGAAACCGGCGAACTTCAGCCGCTGACCGAGAAAATTTCGGCGCCGCTGGAATTTGAAGAAATTGTCGGCGCAGCACCCGCCTTTCGGGCCGCGCTCGCCATTGCCGCCAAGGCCGCACGGGCGCGTGTTCCGGTTCTGATTGAAGGCGAAGGCGGTGTCGGTAAAGAAGTCATCGCCGATGCCATTCACGCGGCGAGCCCGCGCTCCAAACTCCCGATGCTGAAGATAAATTGCGGTGCAATCACCGGCAACTTGCTCGATTCGATCCTGTTCGGACATGAAAAAGGCGCGTTTACCGGTGCCTTTGACCGCAAAATCGGCCTGTTGCAACAGGCGGAGGGCGGTACAATATTCCTGGATGAAGTGGACCGGATTCCGCCGGAAACGCAGGTTCGCTTGCTCCGTTTTTTGAAGACATCCGAAATTCAACCGCTTGGCAGCCCCAACAGCTATCAGATTGATGTCCGCATCATCGCCGCGACCAACCGGCGGTTGGAGAAGGAAGTCGGCAAGGAACGATTCCGCGAAGATCTCTATTACAGCATGAATGTCGTGCAGCTCACCATCCCGCCGCTACGCGATCGCACTGGTGATATTCCAGCGCTTGCGCGGCATTTTCTGGCTCGGCTTGCGCACCAGCCGGGGCTTCGCAGTCTCGGCATTACCGATGAAGCGCTGAACCTGCTGCGCAGTTATCAATGGCCGGGCAATGTCCGCCAGCTGCAAAGCGTTTTATTTCGCGCTGCTGTCATGTGCGACCGTGATGCACTGACTTGTGATGAATTTCCGCAAATCGCTTCGTTCGTGGCCGATTCTGGTGACACCCCGTCGCATTTATCCAGCAGCCCCGAAGGCATTGGGATAACGCTTTACAAGGAAGATGGGAATTTGCGGCCGCTCGAAGAAATTGAAGCGGACGTCATTCGCCTTGCCATCGGCCATTATCGCGGCCGGATGACCGAAGTCGCGCGCCGACTTGGCATTGGTCGGTCGACTCTTTATCGCAAATTGGCCGACCTGGGAATCGACAACGCCGCTTGATCGAGACACCGTCAACGCGCGCTCACTTGCACAGCGCAAGCGAATTGCTTCATCTTCTAAGTTGATGTTTAACGCGCTACTCCCTAAG
Encoded proteins:
- a CDS encoding sigma-54-dependent transcriptional regulator — translated: MAQNGTKLLMLIDDEPAQCRLISALASRAGYRTIFARDAETAIATLGTQDGMMLDAIILDHWVPGSEATELIAELKSRRPALPILMLTAVGSITEAVDAVRAGATDYLIKPVAPEQMLQALTAAVESSKETGELQPLTEKISAPLEFEEIVGAAPAFRAALAIAAKAARARVPVLIEGEGGVGKEVIADAIHAASPRSKLPMLKINCGAITGNLLDSILFGHEKGAFTGAFDRKIGLLQQAEGGTIFLDEVDRIPPETQVRLLRFLKTSEIQPLGSPNSYQIDVRIIAATNRRLEKEVGKERFREDLYYSMNVVQLTIPPLRDRTGDIPALARHFLARLAHQPGLRSLGITDEALNLLRSYQWPGNVRQLQSVLFRAAVMCDRDALTCDEFPQIASFVADSGDTPSHLSSSPEGIGITLYKEDGNLRPLEEIEADVIRLAIGHYRGRMTEVARRLGIGRSTLYRKLADLGIDNAA